A portion of the Amia ocellicauda isolate fAmiCal2 chromosome 22, fAmiCal2.hap1, whole genome shotgun sequence genome contains these proteins:
- the ankrd13b gene encoding ankyrin repeat domain-containing protein 13B, whose protein sequence is MISTRRTPEKSKFPLHWLVWHSRHRQLEKELSAEEQADIEALDPRGRTPLHLAVTLGRVECARVLLGHGADVSKENRNGWTVLQEAVSTRDPELVRLILRYRDYQRALKRMAGIPLLLDKLRQAQDFYVEMKWEFTSWVPLVSRICPSDTYRVWKSGQCLRVDTTLLGFDHMTWQRGSRSFIFRGQDSSAVVMEVDHDRQLVFSETLGTGAQDGLLAALQPTEEQVTSRLTAPVVTTQLDTRNIAFERNKTGILGWRSEKTEMVNGYETKVYGASNVELITRTRTDHLTDQHKGKIRGSKTPLQSFLGIAEQHIGTNNGHTLVTQTSCSHTNPTAITAEEYFNPAFELGSRDIGSRCELTTKTQRFKAKLWLCESHPLSLSEQVAPIIDLMAVSNALFAKLRDFITLRLPPGFPVKIEIPIYHILNARITFGNLNGCEEGGSLARDSPSADTPSPGSDSSSVSSSSSTTSCRGGEIPACLFEVPRGYSVLGSHRDNLREEEEDLLQFAIQQSLLEAGSEYDQVTIWEALTNSKPGTHPLSCDGSRLQRTPQHRPHPQASPKGTPTNPVLRSYDEQLRLAMELSAREQEEAEQRQRQEEEELERIIQLSLMEK, encoded by the exons ATGATTTCCACAAGGAGAACTCCGGAGAAAAGTAAATTCCCGTTGCACTGGCTGGTGTGGCACAGCAGGCACCGGCAGCTGGAGAAGGAGCTGTCCGCCGAGGAGCAG gctGACATTGAGGCTCTGGACCCCCGCGGTCGGACCCCCCTGCACCTGGCAGTGACTCTGGGCCGGGTGGAGTGCGCTCGGGTGCTGCTGGGCCACGGGGCGGACGTCTCTAAGGAGAACCGGAACGGCTGGACAG tgctccAGGAAGCGGTCAGCACTCGAGACCCAGAGCTGGTGCGCCTGATCCTGCGCTATCGTGACTACCAACGGGCGCTGAAGCGGATGGCCGGGATCCCCCTGCTGCTGGACAAACTGCGACAG gcacaGGATTTCTATGTGGAGATGAAGTGGGAGTTTACTAGCTGGG TGCCCCTGGTGTCTCGGATCTGCCCCAGTGACACGTACCGCGTGTGGAAGAGCGGCCAGTGCCTGAGGGTGGACACCACGCTGCTGGGCTTCGATCACATGACCTGGCAGCGTGGCAGCCGCAGCTTCATCTTCCGAGGGCAAG ATTCCAGCGCTGTGGTGATGGAGGTGGACCATGACAGACAGCTGGTGTTCTCTGAGACGCTGGGCACAGGGGCGCAGGACGGCCTGTTGGCGGCGCTGCAGCCCACTGAAGAGCAGGTGACCAGCCGTTTGACCGCCCCTGTGGTCACCACGCAGCTGGACACCAGGAACATCGCCTTCGAGAG gaataAGACGGGCATTCTGGGCTGGCGCAGTGAGAAGACAGAAATGGTAAACGGGTACGAGACCAAG gTGTACGGTGCTTCTAATGTAGAGCTAATCACACGCACTCGCACAGACCACCTCACTGACCAGCACAAGGGCAAGATCCGAG GCAGTAAGACGCCCCTGCAGTCCTTCCTGGGAATCGCCGAACAGCACATAGGCACCAACAATGGG cACACCCTGGTGACCCAGACCTCTTGCTCCCACACCAACCCCACGGCCATCACTGCGGAGGAGTACTTCAACCCCGCCTTCGAGCTGGGCTCCCGAGACATCGGCTCCCGCTGTGAGCTCACCACTAAGACACAGAG GTTCAAGGCGAAACTGTGGCTGTGCGAGTCTCACCCCCTGTCCCTGTCGGAGCAGGTGGCCCCCATCATCGACCTGATGGCCGTCAGCAACGCGCTGTTCGCCAAGCTGCGTGACTTCATCACCCTGCGCCTGCCGCCCGGCTTCCCTGTGAAGATCG AAATCCCCATCTACCACATCCTGAACGCCCGCATCACCTTTGGGAATCTGAACGGCTGTGAGGAGGGGGGGAGCTTGGCGCGGGACAGCCCCAGTGCAGACACCCCCTCCCCCGGCAGCGACTCCTCCAGCGTCAGCAGCTCCAGCTCCACCA CGTCGTGCCGCGGGGGGGAGATCCCGGCCTGTCTGTTCGAGGTGCCACGCGGGTACAGCGTGCTGGGCAGTCATCGAGACAACCTgcgtgaggaggaggaggacctgCTGCAGTTCGCAATCCAGCAGAGCCTGCTCGAGGCCGGCAGCGAGTATGACCAG GTGACAATCTGGGAGGCACTGACCAACAGTAAGCCGGGGACTCACCCCCTGTCCTGTGACGGCAGCCGGCTCCAAAG GACTCCCCAGCACAGACCCCACCCCCAGGCCAGCCCAAAAGGCACACCCACCAATCCCGTGTTGAGGAGCTATGACGAGCAGCTGCGTCTCGCCATGGAGCTGTCGGCCCGTGAGCAGGAAGAGGCGGAGCAACGGCAGCGgcaggaagaggaggagctAGAGCGCATCATCCAGCTGTCGCTCATGGAGAAATAG